One genomic window of Myxococcales bacterium includes the following:
- a CDS encoding S49 family peptidase — translation MSRARRGLAAPLGVAVMFALGGGSAGCEGRPRSVTEPSAAPAKTSGPYVATLDVSAGLPEAEDAGYLGLTPPKHRTFWDFLSVVDAIRKDKRVKGVFVRFGSANLGAARAEEMGDALFELRRGGTPIHCHAEALSNTTMMAAAQACTKITISPAGDVDTIGLAAQVIYLRRLLVDELRLSVDILQVGKFKGAEEPLTRDGPSDEARASLEGVLTDLRATWRDTTRAGRAGRAGREGAKVEDAIEDGPFSPKAAVARGLVDAVGYDDDALKDLEKVAGAGRHKARFGPGGGSEEDETLGELVRALAGDGAASGPVALVRAVGSISMGGGGGPFGGRGGITERELSKQLATVEKDDDIKALVLRIDSPGGSALASDMLWHDLMRIRAKKPIVVSVGDMAASGGYYLASTGNVILGDPMSIVGSIGVVGGKVGVGAAVERFGVRAVTFPAAKEKPGAGARAAYLSFFSTWDDATKVRVLESMTAVYDLFLARVAEGRGTTPDKIAPHAEGRIFSGREGKRLGLVDELGGLRAAVVKARQLAKLPDDARVSVVGGRPTFLDSLEPGGAEESAAVRRAAGLDPLTLFGRVAPEATPFVTSLLPLAERERVLVATPFALWIR, via the coding sequence GTGAGCCGCGCGCGGCGCGGGCTCGCCGCCCCCTTGGGAGTCGCCGTGATGTTCGCGCTCGGCGGCGGGAGCGCGGGGTGCGAGGGGCGACCGCGCTCGGTCACGGAGCCGTCCGCGGCGCCGGCCAAGACCTCGGGACCCTACGTGGCGACCCTCGACGTCTCGGCCGGGCTCCCGGAGGCCGAGGACGCCGGTTATCTGGGGCTGACACCGCCAAAGCATCGAACTTTCTGGGATTTTTTGTCCGTCGTCGACGCGATTCGGAAGGACAAGCGGGTCAAGGGCGTGTTCGTGCGGTTCGGGAGCGCGAACCTAGGTGCGGCGCGCGCCGAAGAAATGGGCGACGCGCTGTTCGAGCTCCGCCGCGGGGGGACCCCCATCCACTGCCACGCCGAGGCCCTCAGCAACACGACGATGATGGCCGCCGCGCAGGCGTGCACGAAGATCACCATCTCGCCCGCCGGCGACGTCGACACGATCGGCCTCGCGGCCCAGGTGATCTACCTCCGGCGACTCCTGGTCGACGAGCTTCGGCTCTCGGTCGACATCCTCCAGGTCGGCAAGTTCAAGGGCGCCGAAGAGCCCCTCACGCGAGACGGACCGAGCGACGAGGCGCGAGCCTCGCTCGAGGGTGTGCTCACCGACCTCCGCGCGACCTGGCGCGACACCACGCGCGCCGGGCGCGCCGGGCGGGCGGGGCGCGAAGGCGCGAAGGTCGAAGACGCCATCGAGGACGGCCCCTTCTCGCCGAAGGCCGCGGTCGCGCGGGGCCTCGTTGACGCCGTCGGGTACGACGACGACGCCCTGAAGGACCTCGAGAAGGTGGCCGGCGCCGGGCGCCACAAGGCGCGCTTCGGCCCGGGCGGCGGTTCGGAGGAGGACGAAACGCTCGGCGAGCTCGTTCGAGCGCTCGCGGGCGACGGCGCCGCCTCGGGCCCGGTGGCGCTCGTGCGGGCGGTGGGCAGCATCTCGATGGGCGGAGGCGGCGGGCCCTTCGGCGGTCGCGGCGGTATCACGGAGCGCGAGCTCTCGAAGCAGCTCGCGACCGTGGAGAAGGACGACGACATCAAGGCGCTGGTGCTTCGAATCGACTCGCCCGGCGGCAGCGCGCTCGCGAGCGACATGCTGTGGCACGACCTCATGCGTATCCGCGCGAAGAAGCCCATCGTGGTGAGCGTGGGCGACATGGCGGCGAGCGGTGGGTACTATCTCGCGTCGACGGGGAACGTGATCCTCGGCGATCCCATGAGCATCGTCGGCTCGATCGGAGTCGTCGGTGGGAAGGTCGGAGTGGGCGCGGCGGTCGAGCGCTTCGGCGTGCGCGCGGTCACGTTCCCCGCCGCGAAGGAGAAGCCTGGGGCAGGGGCGCGCGCGGCGTATTTGTCGTTCTTCAGCACGTGGGACGACGCGACGAAGGTGCGCGTGCTCGAGTCGATGACCGCGGTCTACGATCTCTTCCTCGCGCGGGTCGCCGAGGGGCGAGGGACGACACCCGACAAGATCGCTCCGCACGCGGAAGGCCGAATTTTCTCGGGGCGCGAGGGCAAGAGGCTCGGGCTCGTCGACGAGCTCGGCGGGCTCCGCGCCGCGGTCGTCAAGGCGCGCCAGCTCGCCAAGCTGCCGGACGACGCGCGGGTCAGCGTCGTCGGGGGCCGCCCCACCTTCCTCGACAGCCTCGAGCCGGGCGGCGCCGAGGAGAGCGCCGCCGTTCGTCGAGCGGCCGGGCTCGATCCGCTGACGCTTTTCGGGCGCGTCGCGCCGGAGGCCACTCCGTTCGTCACGAGCCTGCTCCCGCTCGCCGAGCGCGAGCGCGTGTTGGTGGCGACACCGTTCGCTCTTTGGATACGCTAG
- a CDS encoding carboxypeptidase regulatory-like domain-containing protein: MSRRQVAGGRPTFRPFGLAVAVVVVASCAPIVGSPVSSAPRNTCESGPCERYDQPGPKPGCTSAGRCEVAGRPEYPYVLAVAIPGTSFFAPNRTMLLRSQDLRGGPDCPAATCISLPPLIDVSGAYRVTREAAALVGLDVGAETRALPAQTQFFPEIVLDDGPRVEARDVGLPAQPVFAEPRPGPGYRAFLPPGPFRRVAYPAPPLDGVLPPVASSVSVRVDTVQNNIPLFSDAFEVGRAPNGLDDPSGESRTAQVRRAGGLDGFVAYLRDRRTERRVSSARALSGPIAEVRLDTVAENGAGGALRDGIDIVVAPSPSWLAVPLLVDRIIAGAGLRLVYPELPPPTPVVARVVAPTGGVGARVSFESASIETSGGTATPSLSYRTTVRTDPDGRLATVLPPGTYDVFVEPEDAARALGEARQSVTVRGGSAELELRVRPKARVSGRVLLSDGRPLANADIQWNPSAAKRPSTGLTPRPARTSTDDKGAFSVPLDEGEYELSVVPEALTGFPRLVSLRRPVGPNDATLEDLVVFAPTRLAWTIKDPGGLAPIARAVVRAFGYVANEAAYVEVGSALTDATGGFEMLVGPLPK, from the coding sequence GTGAGCCGCCGACAGGTCGCGGGCGGGCGGCCGACCTTCCGGCCGTTTGGCCTCGCGGTGGCGGTCGTCGTCGTCGCGTCGTGCGCGCCCATCGTGGGCTCTCCCGTCTCCTCAGCGCCGCGCAACACCTGCGAATCAGGCCCCTGCGAGCGCTACGACCAGCCAGGCCCGAAGCCTGGCTGTACGAGCGCGGGTCGCTGCGAGGTCGCCGGGCGACCGGAATACCCCTACGTGCTCGCCGTGGCGATCCCGGGGACCTCCTTCTTCGCTCCCAACCGCACCATGCTGCTTCGGAGCCAAGACCTCCGCGGGGGGCCGGACTGTCCTGCGGCGACGTGCATCTCGCTCCCGCCGCTCATCGACGTCTCGGGCGCGTACCGGGTCACGCGGGAGGCGGCCGCGCTCGTCGGGCTCGACGTCGGCGCCGAAACCCGCGCCCTCCCAGCGCAGACCCAGTTCTTCCCCGAGATCGTCCTCGACGACGGCCCGCGCGTGGAGGCGAGGGACGTAGGCCTCCCGGCCCAGCCCGTGTTCGCGGAGCCCCGGCCGGGCCCGGGGTACCGCGCCTTCCTCCCGCCGGGGCCCTTCCGTCGCGTCGCCTATCCGGCGCCACCGCTCGACGGGGTGCTCCCGCCGGTCGCGTCGTCGGTCTCGGTGCGCGTCGACACCGTGCAGAACAACATCCCGCTGTTCTCCGACGCCTTCGAGGTAGGCCGCGCGCCCAACGGCCTCGACGATCCGAGCGGAGAGTCGCGCACGGCGCAGGTGCGGCGCGCCGGCGGCCTCGACGGCTTCGTCGCCTATTTGCGCGACCGCAGGACCGAGCGACGCGTGTCGTCCGCGCGGGCGCTCTCGGGCCCGATCGCGGAGGTCCGCCTCGACACCGTCGCCGAGAACGGCGCAGGCGGCGCACTCCGAGACGGAATCGACATCGTCGTGGCGCCAAGCCCGAGTTGGCTCGCGGTCCCGCTCTTGGTCGACCGCATCATCGCGGGCGCGGGCCTCCGCCTCGTGTACCCCGAGTTGCCTCCGCCGACGCCCGTGGTGGCGCGCGTCGTCGCGCCGACCGGCGGCGTCGGCGCCCGAGTCTCGTTCGAGAGCGCGTCGATCGAGACGAGCGGTGGGACCGCGACCCCTTCGCTCTCCTACCGAACGACGGTGCGGACCGATCCGGACGGACGGCTCGCGACCGTGTTGCCGCCGGGCACCTACGATGTGTTCGTCGAGCCGGAGGACGCTGCGCGCGCTCTTGGCGAGGCCCGCCAGAGCGTGACGGTACGCGGCGGGAGCGCGGAGCTTGAGCTGCGTGTGCGTCCGAAGGCGCGGGTGTCGGGTCGAGTACTACTGTCGGACGGTCGCCCGCTCGCGAACGCGGACATCCAGTGGAACCCTTCGGCCGCCAAGCGTCCCTCGACCGGGCTTACGCCGCGGCCGGCGCGCACGTCGACCGACGACAAGGGCGCGTTCTCGGTGCCGCTCGACGAGGGCGAGTACGAGCTCTCCGTGGTGCCGGAGGCGCTCACCGGCTTCCCGCGCCTCGTCTCGCTCCGGAGGCCCGTGGGGCCCAACGACGCGACGCTCGAGGACCTGGTCGTGTTTGCGCCGACCCGGCTGGCCTGGACGATCAAGGATCCCGGCGGCCTGGCGCCCATCGCGCGCGCTGTGGTGCGCGCGTTCGGCTATGTTGCGAACGAAGCGGCGTACGTCGAGGTCGGCTCCGCGCTGACCGACGCGACGGGCGGCTTCGAGATGCTCGTCGGCCCGCTGCCGAAGTGA
- a CDS encoding tellurite resistance TerB family protein → MQQQDNVPIVARLVRRGAGDSGKNVSILALAAAAFGAQQPPDRTPPTGFDPATVALFEGLVECAYLVANADGVFDEREREAFERLVHASCGGVVSGRQISALLDDFEALLEEDGLDARLEAAASAFTRKVHAEEGLRVAVAMAHASSGVSAEERALIDRLATRCGLTPEDVAAACAEVEAELERARASAGAST, encoded by the coding sequence ATGCAGCAGCAAGACAACGTCCCGATCGTCGCGCGACTCGTGCGCCGCGGCGCGGGCGACTCGGGAAAGAACGTGTCGATCCTCGCGCTGGCGGCGGCCGCGTTCGGGGCTCAACAGCCCCCCGATCGCACACCGCCGACGGGCTTCGATCCCGCGACCGTCGCGCTCTTCGAAGGGCTCGTCGAGTGCGCGTACCTCGTCGCGAACGCGGACGGAGTCTTCGACGAGCGAGAGCGGGAGGCGTTTGAGCGCCTCGTCCACGCCTCTTGCGGCGGCGTGGTCTCCGGCCGACAGATCTCCGCCCTCCTGGACGACTTCGAGGCCCTGCTCGAGGAGGACGGCCTCGACGCGCGCCTCGAGGCCGCGGCCTCCGCCTTCACGCGCAAAGTCCACGCGGAGGAGGGGCTGCGCGTGGCGGTCGCGATGGCCCACGCGTCGTCCGGCGTGAGCGCCGAGGAGCGCGCTCTCATCGACCGGCTCGCGACGCGCTGTGGGCTCACCCCCGAAGACGTGGCCGCCGCGTGCGCGGAGGTCGAGGCCGAGCTCGAGCGCGCGCGCGCCAGCGCTGGCGCCAGCACGTAG
- a CDS encoding ATP-dependent DNA helicase, with amino-acid sequence MAEEDDPDDAWLFGEGARAEAPRAGVARRLLESSAALRDGLAAYETREGQLAMMDAVERALAEERHLFVEAGTGTGKTLAYLVPALLSGKKVVISTATIALQEQIFSKDLPLARAIVEEHGVPLRAALMKGLANYVCKRRLGEALGASSAPSLLRLAEWERTTETGDRAELGFLAEGDPTWSLVSSSTETRIGAECMHFDTCHVTAMRREAERANLVVVSHHLFLADLALRAGPRGEYASAIPPYDAVVFDEAHQLEAVATEFFGVRVTSARVDSLLRDAEGALLSKGALEAHRLVDQGRLAARAFFARLTLAVGGAFERKPFAPGDVDPELLATVQRLDLALAGVTALAELGERDETHELVARRTEELRGDLREVLLGDRGARLADGTSGASGAGTAAHVGRVAWVEAKERSVAVGASPIDMGSILRRALFDRVPSVVCTSATLATAHPDGALGFEFARSRLGAPPDSEGLVVESPFDYAANAAFYVPRDLPEPNARGYEGRATQVVLELLDITRGGAFVLCTSNRMMRTLAASLRARTRLQVLLQGEAPKKLLLGRFRASGDAVLVATASFWEGVDVPGDALRLVVLDKIPFAVPSDPVVVARSKQIEEGGGNPFVEYSIPHAAISLKQGFGRLIRTYTDRGVVALLDPRARTKGYGRRLLAGLPPAVRCDTLDDVRAFWTQDRTQDLRVR; translated from the coding sequence ATGGCCGAGGAAGACGACCCCGACGACGCGTGGCTCTTCGGCGAGGGGGCGCGGGCCGAAGCGCCGCGTGCCGGCGTCGCGCGCCGGCTGCTCGAGTCGAGCGCCGCCCTCCGGGACGGGCTCGCCGCCTACGAGACCCGCGAGGGTCAGCTGGCGATGATGGACGCGGTCGAGCGCGCCCTGGCGGAGGAACGCCACCTCTTCGTGGAGGCCGGCACCGGCACCGGCAAGACCCTCGCGTACCTCGTCCCCGCGCTCCTCTCGGGCAAGAAGGTCGTCATCAGCACCGCGACCATCGCGCTCCAGGAGCAGATCTTCTCAAAAGACCTGCCGCTCGCGCGGGCCATCGTCGAGGAGCACGGCGTCCCCCTGCGGGCCGCGCTCATGAAGGGCCTCGCGAACTACGTGTGCAAGCGGCGGCTCGGCGAGGCGCTCGGCGCGTCGTCCGCGCCGTCGCTCCTTCGGCTCGCCGAGTGGGAGCGCACGACCGAGACCGGCGATCGCGCGGAGCTCGGCTTCCTCGCCGAGGGCGACCCGACGTGGTCCCTCGTGAGCTCGTCGACCGAGACGCGAATAGGTGCAGAGTGCATGCACTTCGACACCTGCCACGTGACGGCGATGCGTCGTGAGGCCGAGCGCGCGAACCTGGTCGTCGTGAGCCACCACCTGTTCCTCGCGGATCTTGCGCTCCGCGCGGGGCCGCGCGGCGAGTACGCGAGCGCGATCCCGCCGTACGACGCGGTGGTGTTCGACGAGGCGCACCAGCTCGAGGCCGTCGCCACCGAGTTTTTCGGTGTGCGCGTCACCTCCGCGCGCGTGGACAGCCTGCTCCGCGACGCCGAGGGCGCCCTGCTCTCGAAGGGCGCCCTCGAGGCCCACCGCCTCGTGGACCAGGGCCGACTCGCCGCGCGCGCCTTCTTCGCGCGTCTCACCCTCGCCGTGGGCGGGGCCTTCGAGCGCAAGCCCTTCGCGCCGGGCGACGTCGACCCCGAGCTGCTCGCCACCGTCCAACGCCTCGATCTCGCGCTCGCGGGCGTGACGGCGCTCGCGGAGCTCGGCGAGCGCGACGAGACCCACGAGCTCGTGGCGCGGCGCACCGAGGAGCTCCGGGGCGACCTGCGCGAGGTCCTCCTGGGCGATCGCGGCGCGCGCCTCGCCGACGGCACCAGCGGCGCGAGCGGCGCGGGCACGGCGGCCCACGTCGGCCGCGTCGCGTGGGTCGAGGCGAAGGAGCGCTCGGTCGCGGTGGGCGCGAGCCCGATCGACATGGGCAGCATCCTCCGCCGGGCCCTCTTCGATCGCGTGCCTTCGGTCGTGTGCACGAGCGCGACGCTGGCCACGGCGCACCCGGACGGCGCCCTCGGCTTCGAGTTCGCGCGCTCGCGCCTCGGGGCGCCACCCGACTCGGAGGGGCTCGTCGTGGAGTCCCCCTTCGACTACGCGGCGAACGCGGCGTTCTACGTGCCCCGCGATCTGCCCGAGCCGAACGCGCGCGGGTACGAGGGGAGGGCGACGCAGGTCGTCTTGGAGCTGCTCGACATCACCCGGGGCGGCGCCTTCGTGTTGTGCACCTCGAACCGAATGATGCGTACGCTCGCGGCGAGCCTCCGCGCGCGGACGCGGCTCCAGGTCCTGCTCCAGGGCGAGGCCCCGAAGAAGCTTCTCCTCGGGCGATTCCGCGCCTCCGGTGACGCGGTCCTCGTCGCCACCGCGAGCTTCTGGGAGGGCGTCGACGTCCCGGGGGACGCGCTCCGGCTCGTCGTACTCGACAAGATCCCCTTCGCGGTGCCGAGCGATCCCGTGGTGGTCGCCAGGTCGAAACAGATCGAGGAGGGCGGAGGGAATCCGTTCGTCGAGTACTCCATCCCCCACGCCGCCATCTCGCTCAAGCAGGGGTTCGGCCGCCTGATCCGCACCTACACGGACCGCGGCGTCGTGGCCCTGCTCGACCCGCGCGCGCGCACCAAAGGCTACGGGCGGCGCCTCCTCGCCGGCCTGCCGCCGGCCGTCCGCTGCGACACGCTCGACGACGTGCGCGCCTTCTGGACGCAAGACCGGACGCAAGACCTGCGCGTGCGCTGA
- the eno gene encoding phosphopyruvate hydratase: MTEINAVIAREILDSRGNPTIEVEVQTESGRGRAAVPSGASTGEHEAIELRDGDKQRFGGKGVQKAVENVNQVLGPSVLGLDALDQTEVDAILCEADGTPNKGNLGANAILGVSMAVARAAADALGLPLWRYLGGANARVLPTPLMNILNGGAHADNGLEIQEFMIVPVGAASFAEAVRMGAEVFAALKADLKARGQTTAVGDEGGFAPRLGSNEEALQSVLKAIETAGYRPGEDIALALDCAASEFYDKKAGTYTFDKKVVTGDELLAIYASFVEKYPLVSIEDGCAENDWDTWKNLTDALGGRVQLVGDDLFVTNTTRLARGIEARIANSILVKVNQIGTLTETLDSIRMATDAGYRSIISHRSGETEDTFIADLAVATNAGQIKTGSLSRSDRVAKYNQLVRIAFELGRGAVYAGKAPFKRA; encoded by the coding sequence ATGACCGAGATCAATGCCGTCATCGCCCGTGAAATCCTCGACTCCCGTGGGAACCCCACGATCGAGGTCGAGGTCCAGACCGAGAGCGGCCGCGGCCGCGCCGCCGTCCCGAGCGGTGCCTCTACGGGCGAGCACGAGGCGATCGAGCTGCGCGACGGCGACAAGCAACGGTTCGGCGGGAAGGGCGTGCAGAAGGCCGTCGAGAACGTGAACCAGGTGCTGGGCCCGTCGGTCCTCGGGCTCGACGCCCTCGACCAGACCGAGGTCGACGCCATCTTGTGCGAGGCCGACGGCACGCCGAACAAGGGCAACCTCGGCGCGAACGCGATCCTCGGCGTCTCCATGGCGGTCGCGCGCGCCGCGGCCGACGCGCTCGGGCTGCCGCTCTGGCGTTACCTTGGCGGCGCCAACGCGCGCGTGCTCCCCACGCCGCTCATGAACATCCTGAACGGCGGCGCCCACGCCGACAATGGCCTCGAGATTCAAGAGTTCATGATCGTGCCGGTCGGCGCCGCGAGCTTCGCCGAGGCCGTGCGCATGGGCGCCGAGGTGTTCGCGGCCCTCAAGGCCGATCTCAAGGCGCGCGGACAGACCACCGCGGTCGGCGACGAGGGCGGCTTCGCCCCGCGCCTCGGCTCCAACGAGGAGGCCCTCCAGTCGGTGCTGAAGGCGATCGAGACCGCCGGCTACCGCCCGGGAGAGGACATCGCCCTCGCGCTCGACTGCGCGGCCAGCGAGTTCTACGACAAGAAGGCGGGCACCTACACGTTCGACAAGAAGGTCGTCACGGGCGACGAGCTCTTGGCGATTTACGCGAGTTTTGTCGAGAAATACCCCCTCGTCTCCATCGAAGACGGCTGCGCCGAGAACGACTGGGACACCTGGAAGAACCTGACCGATGCGCTCGGCGGGCGGGTGCAGCTCGTGGGCGACGATCTCTTCGTCACGAACACCACGCGGCTCGCCCGCGGCATCGAGGCGCGCATCGCCAACTCGATCCTCGTGAAGGTCAACCAGATCGGCACCCTCACCGAGACCCTCGACTCGATCCGCATGGCGACCGACGCGGGCTACCGCAGCATCATCAGCCACCGCTCGGGCGAGACCGAGGACACGTTCATCGCCGACCTCGCGGTGGCCACCAACGCAGGTCAAATCAAGACCGGGAGCCTCTCGCGGTCCGATCGCGTCGCGAAGTACAACCAGCTCGTGCGCATCGCGTTCGAGCTCGGCCGCGGCGCGGTGTACGCCGGCAAGGCGCCCTTCAAGCGAGCCTGA
- a CDS encoding amino acid adenylation domain-containing protein, which translates to MGTFITDALEATARRLPTKRGIVCGDASMTFAELDALTNQLSQALVALGGKKGDRVGICLEKSHTYVAIQFGVLKAAAAYVPIDYAFPVERKLQILEDCGIRVLFTSRSVADALIAERLFERTAVERVVLLDDEPAGDDRVRGFSFVTSQPAARQTRLAALDADLAYVMYTSGSTGKPKGVMITHRNIMTFMEWCDEKLDVREDDVVAQVAPFTFDISGLDTYNALRQGATLVVIKNQLMINTILAAVQAEKITFMSTVPTVFGAIVERPQLFKRYDLTSLRVLISGAAACPAIFMKKLHEHLPKARLVNIYGPTEATIYCTYFEIDADALELDKPVSIGQAFENTEAFVVTDDGRECAPEEVGELILRGTHVSPGYYQNAEKTAFAFRNFPLLPHLNERVYFTGDLARKDAAGDIFFLGRKDDMIKSRGYRIELAEIEIALSLRDAELSEFCAVAVPDPMIENEIWAAVVFREGKSLTEAELLDHCRLKLPDYMVPARVFVTDKLPQTTSGKVSRRDIVQAIVAGPRAT; encoded by the coding sequence ATGGGAACCTTCATCACCGACGCCCTCGAGGCGACGGCTCGCCGACTCCCCACGAAGCGCGGGATCGTGTGCGGCGACGCCAGCATGACCTTCGCCGAGCTTGACGCGCTCACGAACCAGCTCTCGCAGGCGCTCGTCGCCCTCGGCGGCAAGAAGGGCGACCGAGTCGGGATCTGTCTCGAGAAGTCGCACACGTACGTCGCGATCCAGTTCGGGGTCTTGAAGGCCGCCGCGGCCTACGTGCCCATCGACTACGCGTTCCCCGTCGAGCGAAAGCTGCAGATCCTGGAAGACTGCGGCATCCGTGTGCTCTTCACCTCGCGCTCGGTCGCCGACGCCCTGATCGCCGAGCGCCTGTTCGAGCGCACCGCGGTGGAGCGTGTCGTGCTCCTCGACGACGAGCCGGCGGGCGACGACCGGGTGCGCGGCTTCTCGTTCGTGACGAGCCAGCCCGCCGCGCGTCAGACGCGGCTCGCCGCGCTCGACGCCGACCTCGCCTACGTCATGTACACCTCGGGCAGCACGGGCAAGCCCAAGGGGGTGATGATCACCCACCGCAACATCATGACCTTCATGGAGTGGTGCGACGAGAAGCTCGACGTGCGGGAAGACGACGTGGTCGCGCAGGTCGCGCCCTTCACCTTCGACATCTCGGGCCTCGACACCTACAACGCGCTCCGCCAAGGCGCCACGCTGGTGGTGATCAAGAACCAGCTCATGATCAACACGATCCTCGCGGCCGTGCAGGCCGAGAAGATCACGTTCATGTCGACGGTGCCCACCGTGTTCGGCGCCATCGTCGAGCGGCCGCAGCTCTTCAAGCGCTACGACCTCACGAGCCTGCGCGTGCTCATCAGCGGCGCGGCGGCGTGCCCGGCGATCTTCATGAAGAAGCTCCACGAGCACCTCCCGAAGGCGCGGCTCGTGAACATCTACGGTCCGACCGAGGCGACCATCTACTGCACCTACTTCGAGATCGACGCGGACGCGCTCGAGCTCGACAAGCCCGTGAGCATCGGCCAGGCGTTCGAGAACACCGAGGCGTTCGTGGTGACCGACGACGGCCGCGAGTGCGCGCCCGAGGAGGTGGGCGAGCTCATCTTGCGCGGCACGCACGTGTCGCCGGGCTACTACCAGAACGCCGAGAAGACTGCGTTCGCGTTCCGCAATTTCCCGCTCCTGCCGCACCTGAACGAACGCGTGTATTTTACAGGCGATCTCGCGCGCAAGGACGCCGCCGGGGACATCTTCTTCTTGGGGCGCAAGGATGACATGATCAAGAGCCGCGGCTACCGCATCGAGCTCGCCGAGATCGAGATCGCGCTCTCGCTGCGCGACGCCGAGCTCTCCGAGTTCTGCGCCGTGGCCGTGCCCGACCCGATGATCGAGAACGAGATCTGGGCGGCCGTGGTGTTCCGTGAGGGGAAATCGCTCACCGAGGCCGAGCTGCTCGATCACTGCCGCCTGAAGCTCCCCGACTACATGGTCCCGGCTCGCGTCTTCGTGACCGACAAGCTCCCGCAGACGACGAGCGGGAAGGTGAGCCGCCGCGACATCGTCCAGGCCATCGTCGCGGGGCCCCGGGCGACGTGA